Part of the Hevea brasiliensis isolate MT/VB/25A 57/8 chromosome 16, ASM3005281v1, whole genome shotgun sequence genome is shown below.
TCCTATTTGAAGCATGAACGACATGAAACTTGAAAGTGCCAACTGGATGGCAAATTTTTTTTAAAGCCCACATATGGTTGCCACTCAGCAGGGTCTTGTACAAGTACTGAGAAAAGATGCTGTCAGTCACAAGAGTTTTTGTTATTTCATTATAAGCCTGGTGACGAAGATCTACAACAGTCTCACGTGATATTGGCCCAGATATAGCTTGGTTTAATTGCTCCTTGAAGTAGGTAATTGGGAGATCTGCCTCTCTGTCATTCCTTGCACAATGGTTCTCATAGACCTTAAGGAAAGTCCCGTACATTAAATCATCTTCAACCATGCGAACCTATTCATGCAACAAACTGTACTCACAAGAACAATTTAGATAGGCTCGTCTGCGCATTGCACAGTTCAGTcggtaaataaataaagaaacttGGTGGGATCTACATGTTTGATGTCCCACTGTGAGGCTGTGAGCTTTATCATATGTCCCACTGTGAGGCTGTGAGCTTTATCATAGTTCATCAAATAGCATGTCCCAGGAAGtcgagggaaagaattgtaaagGCAGATTTTATTAGAGTGTGAATACTTATGTGCGGATTTCTTGATTCTTTGCGCTTATCAAACATCAGGTTCATAACACGGAAAAGCTGCAATATGCGTTCATCACTTCTGGCATTGGTTGTGTCAAAGATGTCTGAACAATAAAATGGCGTAGTGAGCCATCAGAGCTAATCAAAGTCAAGCGCTGGAAGCTGCTTCCATGCCTTCTAACAATAAGAATATCAGCTCCAACCCCATCTAACTTAACCGTATTTTCTGGTTCAATTTCCTGGAATTGGTTGATTAAGTTCATAAGAACAGGAATATCTAATTAAAAGATCTAACACAATGAAAACCCAATCAGTTATGTAGGCTAGAAATTAGAAAAGGATCAAAAGGCAACTGATGAGTTGGCAAAAGTTCCAGCAATAAATTAGCATCAGCTCCCAGATCCACTTATCCATATCACATATGAAAAAGTGGCGTAAAAGAGAAACACATAAAAATACCTGAGTACTAAAATATTGTCCAGGAACCTCTACGTCAACAACATTGAAATCACGCAACACCCTGCTTTCCTCTTCAAGCTTCAAGATGGCAGCAAACGTGTCCTAAACAATGCTCTGAAGAAAATTTTTCCAATGTTTCAAACGCTCAGTGAGTTCTGAAAGGGTGGCGGGGAAGGTAACCGTACTTTCTGGATCCAGATCGTGTTCAAAATCCTGCTTGTATTCTCTCACAAGATCAACATGCTAGCTCACAGCATCGGCAGAGAAGCAAGCCCTGCAAACTCCAGAAAGTTCCTTCTTGAGAGATTGAGGAACTTCTTCTGTAGTAGCAGTTGGATACTTGTACCAGCGATGGTGCAGTGCATTAACCACTGCAAGAAGTCTCTCCTCCGGCAAAGTGACAAAACGTGAACCAATTTCTGTGAGCAGGACCTGCAAACTAGGAATTTAGCCTAAACCATGTATGACAATGAAGACATAATATGGAAAATAAAACATGACTTTAAAAGCCATTCTCCCCTATCTTATATAATCAAACACCAACAGGACATAGTTGCAAGTATCAAACCAACAGAGCGAAAAAGAATACactaatcattttttttttttttagcttttgTTCCCTGTCAAAAGTATACAAGCATAACATATACAAGAATCTTGATCGCAGAACGAAATCTAGTATGGCAATCATCACATCAAGTTCACTAGCCAAATTATCGTGTTTGCTTCTAAGAGCCTCAATTATGTCCTTTGCAGCATCACAAGCACTGGCAGCTGAAGCAACAAATCCCAGACGACCACGCCTTAATGCATTCTGACCACTTTCATTGATAGTTGAAGAATTTTGTTGCAAAGGTCGGTCATTCCCTGCATGGACACTGCTCTCAACTGTTGTGCCTGTAGACCTTTCAGGTTCCTGCCCATGAGAGTTTCCACCACTGTGAGACCCAATCCCACTACTAGATTGAGGGCCTTGGTGAACTGGATTGTCTCCGGTTAAAGTGGAACCACTATGACTCTGTACCCTTGCATTCCATCAGATATTCCAAGAGAACCAGACCCAGACACATTTTGCTGCATTCTTTGCTGAGCCATTGCTAGTCTGCCTAGTTCAGATTTATTTGCAACATCTTGACGCTCAAACAAATATGTACGAAGCCAGTAATACAAAGCCTGGAATTTGTACATGggaaaatatcaaaattattatgagaaaaaatGCATATATCATTTTAGTTAAAGAACTAACCAAATGGTAGAAATCTACCTGTGGATATACAGTGGCAATTTTCAACAAAACAAGTTTGCAGTGGGGTGCCTCTACCCTCTGCAAGGAAAGAAATAGTTGTGGAATCCAAGAAAGCCAAACCCAGTGGGGTATTTGGTTCAAGTATTTATCAAGTGCCCTCCCCACGGGCTCATTGGGAGTATCAAAACTCAGAAGATACAGAACCTGAGCTAGATGGCTTCTGGAATTGGAAacaccaaatttcataccttgaaGAAAGCAACTAACAGCATGTTCCAGCCAAATCTCATCATGGTTTTCTCTGAAAGCCTGGAAAGTCAGGTAGCAAATCAGTACATATATATCAACAGTGATGACATGAAAAGCACATAAAAATGAATACCATATCACAATAGTTTCCCCAGCTTATCCATCCTTTTggcaaatttttaaaaatactgaGGGCATTAGAATATGCAAGATTAGCACCCTCAGAGTCACTTAGTTTTAACAAAAAATCCCTCCtgatgcgtcccacatcgatTCTGCAGGGAGTTCTTGGGTGCTATATATATGAGTTTGCAAACCTTCCCTTCCCTTGTGAGCTaacttttgaggtggagttatgcagattcatatcatttttggtatcagagctcacTATGTATGGCTCGGTGAGCCATGTACAAAggccatgtacaaaggttcccCAACGTTCTTTGGGAGAAGTTCCACATCGATTttgcagggaggtcttgggtgttatatatatgggtttgcaaaacTCCCCTTATAAGTTAGCTTTTAAGATGAAGTTAGGCAAGTTtatatcatttggtatcagagtctCACTATATATGGGTCGGTGGGTCATGTCCAAAGGTTACGTGACGTTTTTCGGGAGAGGTCGAGGTGAATATTCCAAGTTAGTGCTGTTGATCAAATTGAGACCACTTGTAAGCTCTCCCTTCATCTCCAGATAAGCCTTCGCTTGTTCTCTTATCTTGACAAAGAGGCAACCCTTAAGAGGTCCTGAACAAAGGGGCGTATAACTTCACTGTGAGGGAGACGATTGAGGATTTCAACAACAAAGTTCCGAAGCTTGTGCTCAGGATTATCTATAAACTGTGGCTTTGTAATTTGCAAAAGAATGACTGAGAATGCCTGGAAGTAGCACTTAAGGAAATTCAAGTACTCAGCTCTGTGGGCAATCTCAAGACCATCACGTACCTCCATTGTCATCTGTAGCCTTGTCTGAATTGCTGTTTCAAATTAAAAATGGGAAAATTACCAAGACAAAGTATCACATTTAGCATATTTAATTAGTAGAGAGAAAGAGAGTTTGTAGAATGCTTATGACTCATGTCATAGTCCGCAATTGGtgggtagaaaatgtagaaaacTGAGAAATACCATTATTTTGTGTATTGGGGCGTCTTTCATCATGGAaacttatattttaatttttcttttccacttataatttgtgtttatcattggaAAACAGGAAAACAGAGTTCATTTCGATTCCTATTATCTACTACATTCTATCATTCAATTCACGTTGTGTGTGGTATTAGATCGACAAAATGGGAAGAAATgttataagaatatgatttagaaatgtaaatgcttgaaaaatAATAACAGGAGGTCGTTATGTTAGTGAAGTCAACGGTGATGAAGTGCAGTGACAGACAGAGGAGCTGCTGCGGCTGTGATGTGATACAAGACATATGCGCATGAGTTATCCAATTGGGAAACATGTAAAATAAGAGAAATATAGggcaaaaaatattttccattgtCTATGTAAGTTTGGAAAGTTGGAAAACATCAGCAATTATTACAGCTAAACCAGGAAAAAAAGGTTAGATATTTTCAGAAAACACCCTCAGTTTTTTCCACAATGAATTAACCCCATAATTCTGGAAAATTTTAACAATAAGAAAAGTCCAAAAAAAAAGCATAACAGTCCAATTTATTTAGCTTAGATTAGCTTAGTTTCGCAATTAGGAGGCAATCATTTTATAATACACAACATGTCAGCTCCATTTGATTACTGAGAAAATGTAAGACAATAAAAACAACCTTGACGTTGAATGGCCATTTAATGCACCTCAAATAACTATCATGTTGTTTAGCAAATTTTCTTCAACTAATATCAAAATACGCGATGTGTACATTACATTTATTCTCTTCTCACTTCCTCCAATTTCTTGTTAAACAAACagaaaaaatgacaaaatgagagagacggatagAGCGTACGGAGGTCAAGCTCCGCTAAATGGCTAGAATGTTGCTCAAAATTCTGAATAGGACTCATGGCGTCGCCAAGCAGTCTAAACTTGAGAGGGGGATAGTGAAAAAAACAAAACCCCAACTCCGCTCCTTCAGAGAACAAGCACTCCCTTGTCGAATTCGCTCTCTAGGGTTTCACAGTGGAGGGCTTTTTCTCTGGTTCTACTTAATTTCTACCTAAATAAGCAAAGCTTTTCACAGAGGAGAGTAGCATGATTCCTTGACGTCTTGAGCGGTTTCCCGGTTGATTTACGAAGATAATTTGGAGGTGATGTGAGGATTTGATAGTAGAATTATTAGGGATTTAACATGATCGGCTGATACTCGCAACTCCACTACAATTTTCCTTCTCTTTTTCCTGGTTGATGAAGATTCTCAGACCCTGAGGAGTCGGGGATTTTAGCAGAGAAATTAGATATTAGGCCTTTTATCGTCGGTACATGAACCCATGGGTGGAAAGGTGTTTGGATCCGGTTCGGTTTCGGTTCTTGTTAAAAACCGGAATTGAATTAAACATGGCAAAATTATTTGTTTTTGTTCGGTTTAGTTTTGCagtattttgattgaatttcatttcaatttaattctttaatATTCCAGTTCAAACTCCATCATCATAAGAGTCCAGCAAAATTATCATTtgagtttttaaattaattattatttaaaataaatcaaaaatatatacttttatcagtttaaattatattatattaatataaaattttaataattattaattatgttaaGATTTACGGACTCAAAGACTCTGAATATCAAACTAACAGGTTATAGATTGAATGAGGTTTAAAATTAAGCTCTCTATCATCAGAATAATCtaaactattttattttaatttgctaATATTAATATACTCTTTTAAGTTTATTTTATACTATCAATATGAGACTTATTTCTATAAGTGATATTCCAATAAATTACAACCTTTGATTTGCAATGATAGTTGAATTctgaataattaaattttgatactagtatttttctataattattaaaacaacaaattaattttcatttaattattttaaatttaagtgtagttattaattataaataaataaatgagattatttaaaaaaaataaattaagaatttttttattaatttataattatctttatatcatttaattaattataattgttagcataattacagcaattagcatgattataagaGATTTGTGTAGAATaatacagcaattagcatgattataggagatttgtgtagcataattacaacaattattatttttatctaaattagctcatattctcatgtataaatagatgtaatatctctgtaaataagacacagacaaatacacaatcatttccttcattatttgtattctttcttctaatatGGTATTAGAACCGTAAAGCTTTTATTCTAGTTTCTagggtctctcttctctctctataacctgttctggttcattcgttcattcctgttattataccattttttttttctcctcatcttgttatcaatggagaaatttgatatttcaaaacctattgcaacagttctgatTGATTCCAACTATAATATTTGGGTTCACGTAATGAAAAattttttgataggtcgcaaACTTTGGCGTATTGTTACTAGAGATATCACTACGCtgacaagagagaacgatgaaactgatgcaaaatttgctgaccgtcttgaggattgggatagtaaaaatcatcagatcatcacctggtttcgtaatacctctgtctcgtcaatccacatccaatttgctaattatgactctgcaaaagaaatatggattttttggctaatcgatatcaaaccactggacttgcccactattattagttgtggactactcttcataatctgaaacaagaagcaggtcaatctgtgaatgattttcttaTCCAGGTCCAACTCATTTGaaatcaaatatctcaggccaaaatcagtgaagatcatcttcatctcattgaagttctaatggctcttcgatcagaatatgaggccattcgagcgtccctgctacatcgaaatccactcccatcattagatattgctattcaagagattattttttaaGAGACTCGTCTCAGTTTGCATAAAACTCCTTAATTTGAAACTGTTtttgcaactactcgatcctcacatcagaaatctggcaatcaactctgtaaaaactgtaatcaaattggtcatgcttttgcatattgtcctactatagaatgcaaatattgtcatggttacggtcatattctgGAACATTGTCTCACACgtcctccaagaccaaaaggagggcatcctggatcttcctctgtcactgctgttgctgctactaagggttctactgccatcaccaagagtgatcttgaggcactattcaaacaggttatttcttctaattctcctgctgccatgtctgccactccgggtaattcttattggctttttgactctgcatgttgtaatcatgaccactaatcttaaattcttatcttctgcaaaacctgtatcttccttaccaccaatccatactgcaaatggtactaaaatgaacatcacacctactggtcatgtgtctacctcaaatcttcatctccctgacacctattatatccctaatttggcactcaatcttatttctgttggtcagttgtgtgaaaaatgaccaaatgttaTTTTTTCTTCCCATGGTGTTCAGGCacaggatccacaaacgggacagattcttggggagggtcgcagagtgggtcgattatttgagcttgcatctttacatcttccttaGAGATTTGCGTCTGCAGCTATAATCCCTAATTCCTctattcaccaatggcatcttcgtcttggtcatgcttctgccagtaaaattcaacctttaatttctcgtggattattaggatctactaagtttgagtcatttaattgtttaaattgttagcttgcaaaacaacctgcattatctttttctcataataatactacttcagagacttcttttggtttaattcattttgacatttggggtccttctcctatttcttcaataaatggttttcgttattttgtgatatttattgatgattattctcggtttacttggatatattttttgaaacatcgatctgacttatcacaaatttacatcacatttgcaaaaatgattaaaactcagttctcttgtgacattaaaattctcagAACAAACAATGCCATAgaatatcgggattcttctttacttcaatttcttaatcaACAAGGCAtcgttgttcaacgttcttgtcctcacacctctcaacagaatgggcgagccaaacgcaagcatcgccatattcttgattctgtacgtactattcttctttctgcctcatgtccagaaaatTTTTGGGGAgaagctgtaacaccctccctgtagcaattccgtacattctactgttctagtgatcagtgtcggtcgggacagctagaacgtctgaaaaaatatttaaactaaagtgaggaactataattaactcaaatattaataagaaaatttaggaaaaattttagaaataatatacaaccaagttaaatgagccggtgccctaacgatgggtaacccagtgggaagttgcggttctcgcaactaggagccttagactcggggggaaaattcataaaataatttttgggactccagagaagggtcattgaggttcctatggcattagaatgccaagaaaatgcttagaaaaatttctcaatcggtacagataattttagtctgttaagccaaacagatggcattttggtcatttcgcctccagaggtgatttttggccgacttgtccagttaagtaaataattattataacataaaatgtgaataaatattgctacaaattaaattgaaaatgagtagagaagagaagaaaagaaaatgaaagaaaatgccaattataacatcatatgatgtcattaaacacttacccaccaatcatatttaattaacacttaaattaactaataaaaagaggatAAAGGATACAACAAAAATCAAAAGAAGCCATCAGCCATTCTCACCAAAAACCAGTCGTGTCTCTTCCCTTCCACCCCTTTCCTCCAtgaaaactccaccaaagcttcaaTCCCCACCAAatctcaccataaaaccactcaagctcttcactaaacttgttcctcacaccttaaatcaccactaggcagaaaaaagaggaaggaaaaaggaggttttgttagcttgaaattctgctccaagtggttagtgtccaaactcttactacctttgattttattcatgtttaatggcatgaaataagtaggaaatgtaagaaaatgaaataaaaatgtgtgtgtgtgcacccttaaaatttcagcagcttaggttagttagggtttgatgattttgcttgatagcaaagtggttataagctgctcttggtatgagatgagtgattaaATATGTTTGTATAAGTGGAATGCAAGTGGAATGCATGATAGAACTTGAAAAAAATGTGGACacatgaacaacattagggtttgctcatgtaatagtatgataaccttgtaatggtcaattagtgaccatttgaatgtgtgtgaggaggaattgaagtgagtaagaatgttggagttggccttaggcatgctgcccttggtgacctgcaagactggttgggagtccagcaggtttggacagccataaatggagttgtataggttcaattagtgcaaggccaattggacatgaaactagacacataatggcacaactttgatgaagaaatactgctcagaaaaccaaaccaagttgacctaaaaattgccctaatctgggtgaattgcattctgcctgggcaaaataatcaaatgaatagtatttattcatttggtcataactcagtgtagaaaggtctaattgacctaaaattttaccaaaagaaagctaagacatagacctacaactttcatgaagaacacaaatctaaattctgaccataacctagtcaaattaccaaccaaacttaggttaccaaatctggtagaaccagttttgcccagaattttggatttcgtccaatccggccagttatggtttttaggctataacttgagctacaaaactccaaatggagtgattcaaagaaggaaatgtaactagacaaaataaggaacaactttcatgaagacaattttaccaaattcctactgtataaatgaccaatggaatagtaaatatgaggcttgaaatctgaaaattttgaatagctaatactaagcttagaaatggtattggtaaccaataccaacaattttagaatgcaaaatgtggtatgttaggagtattaaaaccaatgtacctattgtctatgcaaaagtcaacattttagttgactaatgaaatgaatagtaatacctaaacttaaatttcaagatttgtaaagtttaaaagtgtaacatgccctagtacacctagcaagattggtttggataggttggcatgccaatagggttcagttagcagtactttaCATAGCATtattccattctgtgattttatggcttttagccattctgacattgtgttgatacttagccttgtgcctaatatttattacagctcattagctgttctgttgcacaccgggagatatatatgtgaccgatggtgtaacggcccgaggtactagatacccagtgccagtttacccgtttattcagtccagtcatccagtataggttacttgagcaacaaaaatgaaagtgaacaaatttaataaaataatgaatagaacaagtacataataaataagattactaataatgataaaaaaaaaattgtctgcataagacatcagaacatgtactgcatatttactttctgttatttcttttcattttattattggtaccactaagcattattgcttagcgcattgctttttgccacgcgtaggttccgagaGATGCATCGAGAGCCCAGAGACCACGGTCGGTGAAACCTTCagactgcatagtgtccgtgtcacctcaccaacatcagtgcattgataggacactaggttttattttagtattttgtaattaacttttattttctcatgcttaattaagacttatgtaatgtattttgggtattgatgtaaataatgaaaattgtgtttatgaatgaaaaaatgaatatttatttatgactcttatatgaatatcatatgaaatgaatgaatgagaaatgagagtatatttgagaaatattgagattttgttgatgaaatggagtttgggattgattaaaaattttggaagtatttttcacaggtttcgaagaactgttttatccatttttagccagtactctgcctgattttctatcaaatttgcggaacctcaaataaattataatttcaataaatgacttaaatgaattatatttcacaaattgtacttcataactatgaaaaaaataaattagaaaggataaaaatgattgaaataaaatagggtgttttggtaaactgtgtgacatattttactcggctatactatagacgggtaaggggtgtcacagaagcagctcttcatgctgtttatattattaaccgtcttcctaccttggttcttcataatttatctccttttgaaaagttgtttggacaacctcctgactattccatccttaaaccttttgaatgtgtttcttttgttcttttacaacctcataaacataccaaattagaaccccatGCTCgcctatgttgttttcttggttatggcattgaacacatagggtatcgttgttgggatcctgtttctaataagttacgcatctctcgtcatgttaccttttgggacaatactatgttctcttctctttccaaatttcatcactctgtcaatactgactctctatttttcactgactcctccaaagagctgtttccaagtcctgatccaggtgattgtgatatgctcaatattagcccaactacacctgcccctATTGAATCTGCACCAGTTATTGATCCAGTACTTGtgcctgcatctcctcctagcactactcttcgtcgttctacccgtgtaagagaaactctTCATTATCCTTttgattttcactgttactctactattgcaacccttcatgagcctcgttcttatcgtgaggcaagtactgaccctctttggcagcaagctatgactgacgaacttcaggctttagagaaaactcatacttgggatttagttgatcttccaccaaacaagacccctattggttgcaaatggatttacaaaatcaagacccattctgatggaactattgaatgctataaagctcgcttagtagccaaagggtacactcaagagtatggtatcgactatgaagaaacttttgctccagtggctcgattaacatctattcgcagtctcttagctattgctgcagtttgtaaatggaaacttttccagatggatgtcaaaaatgcttttcttcatggtgatttaacagaagaggtttatatgcatcctcctcctggttatcattctcctcataaggtttgcaaacttcggcgagccttatatggattaaaacaagctcccagggcctggtttgccaaatttagttccactcttgctcaacttggttttctctttAGTCCACATGATTCTACATTATTCACTCGCCGAACTGACAGTAGTATTGTTCTTCTGtcgctttatgttgatgatatgataataataggagatgattcatctggtatttcagagttacaatattatctcaatcagcattttgaaatgaaagacctgagttctctcagctattttttgggtcttgaagtttctcaaaattctgatggctattatctatctcaagccaagtatgcatatgacttactttctcgagtaggcatcactgatagcaaaacagtatcaaccccattggagcttaattgcaaacttacacctcttgatgatcctactttatatcgacagcttgtcgagagtcttgtttatctcacagttactcgacctgatatttcatatgctattcatctggtcagccagtttatgtTTGCTTCTCACTCAACTCATTTCTTtgcagtacttcgaatccttTGTTATATCAAAGgtactctttttcatggtttacACTTTttcgctacctcctccctagtattatctggctactctgatgctgattgggctggtgatctgacagatcgttgttctacaactggttattgtttcttcttgggtaattctcttatctcttggcgtagcaaaaaaCAAATTGTTGTTACACGTTCTAGCATAGAATCTGActatcgtgctcttgctgatgctacatctgaattactttgattacggtggttattaactgatttgggtgtcactcattcttctgccacaatgcttcattgcgataatagaagtgccatacagatttctcataatgatgtatttcatgagcgtatcaaacacatcgaaattgattgtcattttgtacgtcatcatgttgtTCATGGCACTATATGTTTGATTCCTctctcctctgtcagccaaaccgctgatatattcaccaaaacgcatcctctcgctcgctttcaggatctcttaagtaaactcaagttggcacctgtaTTAATACCTTGAGTTTGATGGGGgaggggggtgttagcataattacagcaattagcatgattataggagatttgtgtagcataattacagtaattattatttttatctaatttagctcatattctcatatataaatagatgtaatatctctgtaaataagacacagacaaatacacaatcatttccttcattacttgtattctttcttctaacaataataaaattatttatatatatggtcATTAATTATAGATTATATAACATGTATTTATaagatattaaaatatatatataattaattttaatttctaatttgattggatttaaattgaatttaatttttaattaaattttaaattttaataaataattaaaatactaacacaattttaatttaatttagtgcTTATGATATCAATGTTTTAgtttcaatttgatttaattctcgaGCTGGTTTGCGCATAGCCCTTGGGCGAAACCAAGCCCATGGGTTAAGTTGAGCTCACCTATAATGATAGT
Proteins encoded:
- the LOC110655932 gene encoding uncharacterized PI3/PI4-kinase family protein C1F5.11c isoform X1, with protein sequence MAFRENHDEIWLEHAVSCFLQGMKFGVSNSRSHLAQVLYLLSFDTPNEPVGRALDKYLNQIPHWVWLSWIPQLFLSLQRVEAPHCKLVLLKIATVYPQALYYWLRTYLFERQDVANKSELGRLAMAQQRMQQNVSGSGSLGISDGMQGYRVIVVPL
- the LOC110655932 gene encoding uncharacterized protein LOC110655932 isoform X2, with amino-acid sequence MKFGVSNSRSHLAQVLYLLSFDTPNEPVGRALDKYLNQIPHWVWLSWIPQLFLSLQRVEAPHCKLVLLKIATVYPQALYYWLRTYLFERQDVANKSELGRLAMAQQRMQQNVSGSGSLGISDGMQGYRVIVVPL
- the LOC110655932 gene encoding uncharacterized protein LOC110655932 isoform X3, coding for MMRFGWNMLLVAFFKRVEAPHCKLVLLKIATVYPQALYYWLRTYLFERQDVANKSELGRLAMAQQRMQQNVSGSGSLGISDGMQGYRVIVVPL